In the genome of Dermacentor silvarum isolate Dsil-2018 chromosome 1, BIME_Dsil_1.4, whole genome shotgun sequence, one region contains:
- the LOC119441090 gene encoding gastrula zinc finger protein XlCGF57.1, whose amino-acid sequence MARHRRQQHLAESTRSHVFPECGKAFTKRGHLTNPLLTHTGEMPHACPKCGMRSALHGHARKHELAVHNNQYPLHCPHCSKGCLSMNTLGNHVRTHHRDEDDGKENDQSRQNHPEKEGHLLVHTGERPHVYPDCGRRFTQVSDKVRQRRRQHSAESTRHVFTKRGHLTIPLLTHTYQMPHACPECSMSSALHGHARKHELAVHNHQYPLHCPHCSKGCPSMNVLRNHDFNKRRNFNRHLLVHTGERPHVYPDCGRRFTQVSDKVRQRRRQHSAESTRHVFTKRGHLTIPLLTHTYQMPHACPECSMSSALHGHARKHELAVHNHQYPLHCPHCSKGCPSMNVLRNHDFNKRRNFNRHLLVHTGERPHVYPDCGRRFTQVSDKVRQRRRQHSAESTRHVFTKRGHLTIPLLTHTYQMPHACPECSMSSALHGHARKHELAVHNHQYPLHCPHCSKGCPSMNVLRNHDFNKRRNFNRHLLVHTGERPHVYPDCGRRFTQVSDKVRQRRRQHSAESTRHVFTKRGHLTIPLLTHTYQMPHACPECSMRLCTARSRQEARAGSAQPPVPAALPALQQGVSEHERA is encoded by the exons ATGGCACGTCACCGGAGGCAGCAGCACTTGGCCGAAAGCACTCGAAGCCACGTGTTTCCCGAGTGCGGAAAAGCATTCACGAAGAGGGGCCATCTCACCAATCCCCTGCTGACCCACACGGGCGAGATGCCACATGCCTGCCCTAAGTGTGGAATGAGGTCTGCACTGCACGGTcacgccaggaagcacgagctgGCCGTGCACAACAACCAGTACCCGCTGCACTGCCCGCATTGCAGCAAGGGGTGTCTGAGCATGAACACGCTTGGAAACCATGTGCGCACTCATCACCGAGACGAAGACGATGGCAAAGAGAACGACCAGTCAAGGCAAAATCACCCCGAGAAGGAAGG GCATCTGCTGGTCCACACGGGGGAGAGGCCGCACGTGTACCCAGACTGCGGCCGGCGCTTTACCCAGGTGTCAGACAAGGTTCGTCAacggaggcggcagcactcggCCGAAAGCACACGTCACGTGTTCACGAAGAGGGGCCATCTCACCATTCCCCTGCTGACCCACACTTATCAGATGCCGCACGCGTGCCCTGAGTGCAGTATGAGCTCTGCACTGCACGGTcacgccaggaagcacgagctgGCAGTGCACAACCACCAGTACCCGCTGCACTGCCCGCATTGCAGCAAGGGGTGTCCGAGCATGAACGTGCTTAGAAACCAT GACTTCAACAAGCGAAGGAATTTTAACAGGCATCTGCTGGTCCACACGGGGGAGAGGCCGCACGTGTACCCAGACTGCGGCCGGCGCTTTACCCAGGTGTCAGACAAGGTGCGTCAacggaggcggcagcactcggCCGAAAGCACACGTCACGTGTTCACGAAGAGGGGCCATCTCACCATTCCCCTGCTGACCCACACTTATCAGATGCCGCACGCGTGCCCTGAGTGCAGTATGAGCTCTGCACTGCACGGTcacgccaggaagcacgagctgGCAGTGCACAACCACCAGTACCCGCTGCACTGCCCGCATTGCAGCAAGGGGTGTCCGAGCATGAACGTGCTTAGAAACCAT GACTTCAACAAGCGAAGGAATTTTAACAGGCATCTGCTGGTCCACACGGGGGAGAGGCCGCACGTGTACCCAGACTGCGGCCGGCGCTTTACCCAGGTGTCAGACAAGGTGCGTCAacggaggcggcagcactcggCCGAAAGCACACGTCACGTGTTCACGAAGAGGGGCCATCTCACCATTCCCCTGCTGACCCACACTTATCAGATGCCGCACGCGTGCCCTGAGTGCAGTATGAGCTCTGCACTGCACGGTcacgccaggaagcacgagctgGCAGTGCACAACCACCAGTACCCGCTGCACTGCCCGCATTGCAGCAAGGGGTGTCCGAGCATGAACGTGCTTAGAAACCAT GACTTCAACAAGCGAAGGAATTTTAACAGGCATCTGCTGGTCCACACGGGGGAGAGGCCGCACGTGTACCCAGACTGCGGCCGGCGCTTTACCCAGGTGTCAGACAAGGTGCGTCAacggaggcggcagcactcggCCGAAAGCACACGTCACGTGTTCACGAAGAGGGGCCATCTCACCATTCCCCTGCTGACCCACACTTATCAGATGCCGCATGCGTGCCCTGAGTGCAGTATGAGGCTCTGCACTGCACGGTcacgccaggaagcacgagctgGCAGTGCACAACCACCAGTACCCGCTGCACTGCCCGCATTGCAGCAAGGGGTGTCCGAGCATGAACGTGCTTAG